One Pochonia chlamydosporia 170 chromosome 5, whole genome shotgun sequence DNA segment encodes these proteins:
- a CDS encoding cytochrome-c oxidase chain VI (similar to Metarhizium acridum CQMa 102 XP_007812264.1) — protein sequence MPSASMLRVAARGSTSFFRAAARPAAQPLMVRAFSTSMPRRGEHAEETFEEFTARFEKEFDGVQDVFELQRNLNNAFAYDLVPSTSVIAAALKAARRVNDFATAVRIFEGVKAKVENKGQYDQYLNELKSLREELGVPLKEDLYPEEK from the exons ATGCCGTCCGCCTCTATGCTCCGCGTTGCCGCCCGCGGctcaacctccttcttccgTGCCGCCGCCCGTCCTGCCGCCCAACCCCTGATGGTCCGCGCCTTCAGCACTTCAATGCCCCGACGAGGCGAGCACGCCGAGGAGACCTTTGAGGAGTTCACTGCCAG ATTCGAGAAGGAGTTTGACGGCGTCCAGGATGTTTTTGAGCTCCAG CGCAACTTGAACAACGCCTTCGCCTACGATCTCGTCCCCTCCACCTCTGTCATCGCCGCTGCCCTCAAGGCCGCCCGAAGGGTCAACGACTTTGCTACCGCCGTCCGCATCTTTGAGG gcgtcaaggccaaggtcgAAAACAAGGGCCAGTACGACCAATATCTGAATGAGCTCAAGTCTCTCCGGGAAGAGCTTGGCGTCCCTCTGAAGGAGGACCTGTACCCCGAGGAGAAATAA